A section of the Xylanibacillus composti genome encodes:
- a CDS encoding ABC transporter permease, with the protein MRSNTERNKSGALEAELSVPAGKTSRQSLWKRFAQQWEFQLMILPAIAFLLIFNYAPMWGILMSFQEYNLFKGFWESPWVGFDHFRMFFDSPEFWNIMRNTFAISFLKLLIGFPAPILLALMLNEVGHLFFKRVVQTITYIPHFISWVVVSGLVFSMLAVDNGAVNETLQRFNLIEQPINWMSIPEYFWGILVTVNVWKEIGFGSIVYLAAIVGIDPSLYESASIDGASKLQQIFKITIPCIAPVIVIFLILNIGNLLNAGFEDVFVLTRNLNNGILMSVAVTIDTYVYQMGIINQRFSYATAAGLFKSMLSIILLIAANGIARRLGRTSLW; encoded by the coding sequence ATGAGAAGCAATACAGAAAGGAACAAGAGCGGCGCGCTGGAGGCAGAGCTATCTGTACCCGCCGGCAAGACGAGCCGGCAGTCGCTGTGGAAACGATTCGCGCAGCAGTGGGAGTTCCAATTGATGATACTGCCGGCTATCGCGTTCCTGCTGATCTTCAACTACGCCCCGATGTGGGGGATTCTCATGTCCTTCCAGGAGTACAACCTGTTCAAGGGCTTCTGGGAAAGCCCGTGGGTCGGGTTCGATCATTTCCGGATGTTCTTCGACTCCCCCGAGTTCTGGAACATTATGCGGAATACCTTCGCGATCAGCTTCCTGAAGCTGCTGATCGGCTTCCCGGCGCCGATTCTCCTGGCCCTGATGCTGAACGAAGTCGGCCATTTGTTCTTCAAGCGGGTCGTGCAGACGATTACGTACATTCCCCATTTCATCTCCTGGGTGGTCGTGTCGGGACTGGTGTTCTCGATGCTTGCCGTGGACAACGGCGCTGTGAACGAAACGCTGCAGCGATTCAATCTGATTGAGCAGCCGATTAATTGGATGTCGATTCCCGAATATTTCTGGGGCATCCTGGTGACGGTCAATGTGTGGAAGGAGATTGGCTTCGGGTCCATTGTCTACTTGGCGGCCATCGTCGGCATCGATCCTTCGCTTTATGAATCAGCTTCCATAGACGGAGCAAGCAAGCTGCAGCAAATTTTCAAGATTACGATCCCATGCATTGCGCCGGTGATTGTTATTTTCCTGATCTTGAATATCGGCAATTTGCTGAATGCTGGCTTCGAGGACGTATTCGTCCTGACCCGAAACCTGAATAACGGCATTTTGATGTCAGTCGCCGTGACGATCGATACGTATGTGTACCAAATGGGCATTATCAATCAGCGGTTCTCTTATGCGACTGCGGCAGGGCTGTTCAAATCGATGCTGAGCATCATTCTGCTGATTGCCGCTAACGGCATTGCCAGAAGATTGGGGCGAACAAGCCTGTGGTAG
- a CDS encoding carbohydrate ABC transporter permease, translated as MKLTMGDKIMQVILYIILAFLAFITFYPFWNSLVLSFNTGSDTSLGGVTFWPRDFTLENYQIVFKEKKIYQAYFITILRTVIGTAMAMFFTSLFAYALSKKGIVFKKFYMIFAVFTMFFNGGLIPYFIVVYHLNLYNTFAFLILHGMISVYNMIIFRTFFMGLPDGLEESAKIDGCTNFGVFFRIVLPISGPVFATLSLFTAVFLWNDWFFPAVFINDQNLIPLQTMLVQIINEGTTATLMANLNSYAQSMVQNSVTVRSIQMATMMVATLPILFIYPFLQRFFVKGVLVGSLKE; from the coding sequence ATGAAGCTGACCATGGGCGACAAGATCATGCAGGTGATCCTATACATCATTCTTGCGTTTCTCGCCTTCATTACCTTTTATCCGTTCTGGAATTCGCTTGTGCTTTCCTTCAATACCGGATCGGACACGTCCCTCGGGGGGGTGACCTTCTGGCCGAGGGATTTCACATTGGAAAACTATCAGATTGTCTTCAAGGAAAAGAAGATTTATCAGGCCTATTTCATTACGATACTGCGAACCGTGATTGGCACGGCGATGGCGATGTTCTTCACGTCGCTGTTCGCTTACGCTCTGTCGAAGAAAGGCATTGTGTTCAAGAAGTTTTACATGATCTTCGCTGTGTTTACGATGTTCTTCAACGGCGGGCTCATTCCGTACTTTATCGTCGTCTATCATTTGAATCTGTACAACACCTTCGCCTTCCTGATCCTGCACGGCATGATCAGTGTGTACAACATGATTATCTTCCGAACGTTCTTCATGGGTTTGCCGGATGGGCTGGAGGAGTCGGCCAAAATTGACGGCTGCACGAATTTCGGGGTGTTCTTCCGAATTGTGCTGCCGATTTCGGGTCCGGTCTTCGCCACGCTGTCTCTGTTCACGGCCGTGTTCTTGTGGAACGATTGGTTTTTCCCGGCGGTGTTCATCAATGACCAGAATTTGATCCCGCTGCAGACGATGCTGGTACAAATCATCAACGAGGGCACGACGGCGACGCTCATGGCTAATCTCAACTCGTATGCGCAAAGCATGGTGCAGAATTCCGTTACGGTTCGCTCGATCCAGATGGCTACGATGATGGTCGCCACCTTGCCAATCCTGTTCATCTATCCGTTCCTGCAGCGGTTTTTCGTGAAGGGCGTGCTCGTGGGCTCGCTGAAAGAGTAG
- a CDS encoding sensor histidine kinase, with the protein MSKKRKPLFIPFSYKLFISYLFIMLVPVIVIGSYAYMTSVQSIEQHTRENLDAAVKQIKRNVEFRVNDAMRSSDEIYADQVLSRYLSGYFVDWDRYVVTTQYVLPRVELASNLPTQNVRLALYLDEANFSEYYYNETEEALRSGARQFGIFHTSRIRQEPWYRALDLTYNSTLWKQVGNDFQYHNISFLRPLIDYETFDSIGLIKVTVKLKDIFEDVEFNTLASGSQLFVVDPKQEVLFASSHNAMMYAGSLQVDASEYLAIEEEISNFPAKLVALIPVSSFKDNSRLVRNMTILICLVSLLVLLLFSMLISRYFSKRFHKLMASLKSFKEGELHKRIQYRGHDEFALISDAFNDMASTIEKLIDEVYISKLEKKETELQVLHGQMNPHFLYNTFSSISRMAKLGEIEKLHEIIRSMAKFYRLSLNKGEMVIPIEKEIQIIEAYLEIQNIKYGDRIRIEYDIDPDILHYETVKFILQPFVENALEHAWYDDEIAIKLTAAKGKERIVMAIADNGLGMREDTIQAIFKKTGEPLGYGIRNVDQRLKLHFGKDYGVRIESEVGAGTTVRIEFPVREFEEKKE; encoded by the coding sequence ATGAGCAAGAAGCGCAAACCGCTGTTCATCCCGTTTTCCTACAAGCTGTTTATCTCCTATCTGTTCATCATGCTTGTTCCGGTAATCGTGATCGGCAGCTACGCCTACATGACATCCGTGCAATCGATTGAACAGCATACGCGGGAGAACCTGGACGCAGCCGTCAAGCAGATCAAGCGAAATGTGGAGTTCCGGGTGAATGACGCGATGCGGAGCTCCGATGAGATTTACGCCGATCAGGTGCTGAGCCGCTATCTGTCCGGCTATTTCGTAGACTGGGACCGCTATGTCGTGACAACGCAATATGTGCTTCCGCGGGTGGAGCTTGCTTCCAACCTGCCTACGCAGAATGTCCGCCTTGCCTTGTATTTGGATGAAGCGAACTTCAGTGAATATTACTATAACGAGACCGAGGAAGCGCTGAGGTCCGGCGCCCGCCAGTTCGGTATTTTCCACACGAGCCGAATCAGGCAGGAGCCATGGTATCGAGCGTTGGACCTGACGTACAACAGCACCCTGTGGAAACAGGTGGGCAACGACTTTCAGTACCACAATATATCATTCCTGCGCCCGTTGATCGATTACGAGACGTTCGATTCCATCGGGCTGATTAAAGTAACCGTGAAGTTGAAGGATATCTTCGAGGATGTCGAATTCAATACGCTTGCTTCCGGCTCCCAGCTGTTCGTGGTTGATCCGAAGCAGGAGGTCCTCTTCGCCAGCTCGCACAACGCGATGATGTATGCGGGGTCCCTGCAGGTGGATGCAAGCGAGTACTTGGCCATAGAGGAGGAAATATCCAATTTCCCTGCCAAACTCGTCGCGTTGATCCCTGTATCGTCCTTCAAGGACAACTCCAGACTTGTGCGCAATATGACGATTCTGATCTGCTTGGTCAGCTTGCTTGTTCTTTTGCTGTTCAGCATGCTGATCTCGAGATATTTCTCCAAGCGCTTCCACAAGCTGATGGCTTCGCTAAAGTCCTTCAAGGAGGGGGAGCTGCACAAGCGGATTCAATACCGGGGCCATGACGAATTTGCCCTGATCAGCGATGCGTTCAATGACATGGCGTCCACAATCGAGAAGCTGATTGACGAGGTGTATATCAGCAAGCTGGAGAAGAAGGAAACCGAGCTGCAGGTCCTGCATGGACAGATGAACCCGCACTTTCTGTACAATACCTTCTCCTCGATCAGCCGCATGGCGAAGCTGGGAGAGATCGAGAAGCTGCATGAGATTATCCGATCCATGGCGAAATTTTATCGGCTCTCCTTGAACAAAGGGGAGATGGTCATCCCGATCGAGAAGGAGATTCAAATTATTGAAGCCTATCTTGAAATCCAGAATATCAAGTACGGGGACCGCATTCGCATCGAGTACGACATAGACCCTGACATTCTTCACTATGAGACAGTGAAGTTCATCCTGCAGCCATTCGTGGAAAACGCGCTGGAGCATGCCTGGTACGATGATGAGATTGCGATAAAACTGACGGCAGCCAAGGGGAAGGAGCGGATCGTGATGGCAATTGCGGATAATGGACTCGGCATGCGCGAGGATACGATTCAGGCGATCTTCAAGAAGACGGGCGAGCCGCTCGGCTACGGCATTCGCAACGTAGACCAGAGGCTCAAGCTGCATTTCGGCAAGGACTACGGCGTTCGCATCGAGAGCGAGGTTGGGGCGGGAACGACGGTGCGAATCGAGTTCCCTGTGCGCGAGTTTGAAGAAAAAAAGGAATAG
- a CDS encoding BtrH N-terminal domain-containing protein: MIDLNIQPRKNGGNCFDDVLDTVTHWYGKDFRMVHAEGLKFAFHPASPGKPTLGTRMQLDFQRAFALMETFHGLRMKLHRELSPQEAIRLMEEQLRDGHPVIFAQDDHYNPWSPNYGLRHDAQHMMIAIGIDPATKGLLCIDPFFEREKSTLAYDLFEQGFDRCITVQPVEPSVADNAAILARLRELVREELDQGMTAAGMRALAEALPGVDIEEETRGIATFGHCLLFVGMGALIMARRNYALMLRYLAERAAKPSLHGSADAFDQLVNRWTIIRGQLTKLYSQTRQGRKDGAAQDAITSDMAEKIIAASQAENVALEALHELLGKEDKLGEGEAATEAVDANALTVEQLIHVDLIPYLTARAIENHADTANIDGEGYYFSREPVPQGILHAADMSFAFPAHELDAYDSLLCEGQVIELSAGPCKGIMLLGCSTFGDYQSALTVEFDDQSALDLKFGFSDWWTYTPVDGEIIAWRSKARRRGTGELPTETNLYAKKIPFPAVRTPVRLRLPDLPNIHLFGITLWK; the protein is encoded by the coding sequence TTGATCGACTTGAACATTCAACCTAGAAAAAACGGAGGGAATTGCTTCGACGACGTTCTGGATACCGTGACGCATTGGTATGGCAAGGATTTCCGCATGGTGCACGCAGAGGGATTGAAGTTTGCCTTTCATCCGGCATCGCCCGGCAAGCCCACGCTCGGAACGCGGATGCAGTTGGATTTCCAGAGGGCCTTTGCGTTAATGGAGACCTTCCACGGCTTGCGCATGAAGCTGCATCGCGAGCTTTCCCCGCAGGAAGCGATTCGTCTTATGGAGGAACAACTGCGGGACGGTCATCCGGTCATATTCGCGCAGGACGACCATTACAATCCCTGGAGCCCGAATTACGGCTTGCGGCACGATGCCCAGCACATGATGATTGCGATAGGCATTGACCCGGCAACAAAAGGCTTGCTGTGCATCGATCCCTTCTTCGAAAGGGAGAAATCCACGCTTGCCTACGACCTGTTCGAGCAGGGATTCGACCGCTGCATTACGGTGCAGCCCGTCGAGCCGAGCGTGGCGGATAATGCCGCCATTCTGGCCCGGCTGCGTGAATTGGTTCGGGAGGAACTGGATCAAGGCATGACCGCGGCAGGGATGCGGGCGTTGGCTGAAGCCTTGCCCGGGGTCGACATCGAAGAAGAGACCAGAGGGATAGCCACTTTCGGACACTGCCTGCTGTTTGTAGGGATGGGCGCCCTCATCATGGCACGCCGCAATTATGCGCTGATGCTGCGCTATCTGGCCGAGCGCGCCGCCAAGCCTTCCCTGCATGGTTCGGCGGATGCCTTCGATCAGTTGGTCAACAGATGGACCATCATTCGCGGCCAGCTGACCAAGCTGTATTCCCAGACCAGACAGGGGAGGAAGGATGGGGCTGCGCAAGACGCCATCACGAGCGACATGGCAGAGAAGATCATCGCAGCGAGCCAGGCAGAGAATGTGGCATTGGAAGCGCTGCATGAACTTTTGGGAAAAGAGGACAAGCTCGGCGAAGGGGAAGCGGCCACCGAAGCGGTCGACGCGAATGCGCTCACTGTCGAGCAGCTGATTCATGTTGATCTCATTCCTTACTTGACGGCGAGAGCGATTGAGAATCATGCCGACACCGCCAATATTGACGGGGAAGGGTATTATTTCTCACGGGAACCCGTTCCGCAAGGAATTCTTCATGCTGCCGATATGTCCTTCGCCTTTCCCGCGCATGAACTGGATGCTTATGACAGCCTGCTCTGCGAAGGCCAGGTCATCGAGTTGTCCGCCGGTCCATGCAAGGGCATCATGCTTCTTGGCTGCAGCACCTTCGGCGACTACCAATCCGCGCTGACCGTTGAGTTCGATGACCAGTCCGCGCTGGATCTGAAGTTCGGCTTTTCGGACTGGTGGACATATACGCCGGTAGACGGCGAAATCATCGCCTGGCGATCCAAGGCGAGGCGCAGAGGGACGGGCGAACTGCCTACCGAGACGAATCTGTACGCCAAGAAAATTCCGTTCCCTGCCGTCCGCACCCCTGTGAGACTGCGGCTGCCGGATTTGCCGAACATCCATCTGTTTGGCATCACCCTGTGGAAGTAG
- a CDS encoding helix-turn-helix domain-containing protein, with amino-acid sequence MYKAVLVDDETYDLEGMRKLIPWEELNIEVVCCENKPLAALRFIENHEIDILVTDIKMPVLSGLELAKRAAERNPQLKTVFISGYQDFHYAKQALHLKAEGYVLKPVDDHEFVAILKELTAQLDAERTGENSIHSFSFIRHDFILHLLEGSIEPEQLRTFVEAYRVAFPQGPIHAALIEIDGAAWKQQHLPESEQAVLATYLQQTAQAVERHRLGYWCKLSPYQLGLVFTQDSREIEQALTALIEAIGQACAFTVTVSYGHEVNQLEAIHRSFKQAQTFMAYKMFHGNNRLLSPHAVWRHAEEQDAFDVNQVLDRLFSAMANYRLVQICDCIEELFRLVSGFEHPSKVYNYAIHIVTKLETYLHTLHESFRSLLGLETDTIAIVQQFETIADMQRWMRRTTFEISEQLFTKRQSKNRKLFEDIEQYVEERLSGEITLKEAANHFSYSPNHLGFLFKDYKGESFNEYVVKRRMERAKKLLRDHHWKVYEVADQVGYKSLTYFSRTFREMVGLTPGDYRKQR; translated from the coding sequence ATGTACAAAGCGGTATTAGTGGATGATGAGACCTATGATCTGGAAGGAATGCGGAAGCTGATCCCGTGGGAGGAGTTGAACATAGAGGTGGTTTGCTGTGAAAACAAGCCTCTGGCGGCATTGCGCTTCATTGAGAACCATGAGATCGATATTCTCGTCACCGACATCAAGATGCCGGTGCTGTCTGGCCTGGAGCTTGCCAAGCGGGCGGCTGAACGCAATCCGCAGCTGAAGACCGTCTTTATCAGCGGCTATCAGGATTTTCACTATGCGAAGCAGGCGCTGCACCTGAAGGCGGAGGGGTATGTGCTCAAGCCTGTGGACGATCATGAATTCGTGGCTATCCTGAAGGAGCTGACGGCGCAGCTGGATGCGGAGCGAACCGGCGAGAATTCCATTCACTCCTTTTCCTTTATCCGACATGACTTTATCCTGCATTTGCTTGAGGGAAGCATCGAGCCGGAACAGCTGAGAACCTTCGTGGAAGCCTATCGCGTGGCGTTCCCGCAAGGACCGATCCATGCGGCCTTGATTGAGATCGATGGAGCGGCGTGGAAGCAGCAGCATCTGCCGGAGTCCGAGCAAGCCGTGCTGGCGACCTATCTCCAGCAAACCGCGCAAGCAGTCGAGCGGCATCGGCTGGGCTATTGGTGCAAACTCTCCCCATATCAGCTCGGTCTTGTCTTCACGCAGGACAGCCGTGAAATCGAACAAGCGCTCACGGCATTAATTGAAGCGATCGGGCAAGCCTGCGCCTTCACGGTTACGGTCAGCTACGGACATGAGGTGAATCAGCTCGAAGCGATTCACCGCTCCTTCAAGCAAGCGCAGACATTCATGGCGTACAAGATGTTTCACGGCAACAACAGGCTGCTGTCCCCCCATGCTGTTTGGCGGCATGCCGAAGAACAGGATGCGTTCGATGTGAACCAAGTGCTGGACCGGCTTTTTTCTGCCATGGCCAACTACAGGCTGGTTCAAATCTGCGATTGCATTGAGGAATTGTTTCGATTGGTTAGCGGCTTTGAGCACCCCTCGAAGGTTTACAATTATGCGATCCATATCGTCACGAAGCTGGAGACTTACCTGCATACGCTCCATGAATCCTTCCGCAGTCTGCTGGGATTGGAGACGGATACGATTGCGATCGTACAGCAATTCGAAACGATTGCAGATATGCAGCGATGGATGCGCCGGACGACCTTCGAGATTTCCGAGCAGCTTTTCACGAAGAGGCAAAGCAAGAACCGCAAGCTGTTCGAGGATATCGAGCAGTATGTGGAGGAACGCCTTTCCGGCGAGATCACCCTGAAGGAGGCAGCCAATCATTTCTCCTATTCGCCCAACCACTTGGGCTTTCTCTTTAAGGATTACAAGGGGGAAAGCTTCAATGAATATGTGGTGAAGCGGAGAATGGAGCGAGCGAAGAAGCTGCTGCGCGACCATCATTGGAAGGTGTACGAGGTCGCCGATCAAGTCGGTTACAAGAGCCTGACCTACTTCAGCAGAACATTCCGTGAGATGGTCGGCCTGACGCCAGGCGACTATAGAAAGCAGAGATGA
- a CDS encoding methyl-accepting chemotaxis protein, giving the protein MTIRKKKLSAQAQIRQDMKAITAADDPSTPSPDSFRSEMKTRFNPFRTIGGKLFTVFMVFIVVLVSGAGIYSYNTSKSTLSEEVTVYTEQALGQVTDNLELILKQYVDLTMLLVTDREVSNAITVMSDSSVSSYERLESSRNLDNKLASFALSDSSINAIFYFNMNGELASSYSTLAIDGSVQEEPWFVQALEANGAAVWLGMNPDILQDRNGGSTFGVVRLLKDVYSRNSGVLYLQLNKNVLAEQMMKLKLGDSGSLHVVNESREILFGAHTEQHEGLLEAVTQADMETMSSAGDSLRSYQRNGLLYMQSKLDGLDWHLIGAVPVNELTQSANKILNGTFTMIGLAVLISVIVGIGMMRWIGGPLIRLRNLMNEGERGNLTVRTEVRSKDEIGQVGESFNRMMEQIQKLVQQTNSSAQEVLNTASELTDVSRRTSHSSKEISLATEQIAEGAMTLATEAERGNGISIELGDQMQHVLKANAAMGQSAAGVRELSEQGTSLMGALIGKTEQTEQMTRSLVEKVDRLKASTSSIRRILDVLNGIAQQTNILSLNATIEAARAGAAGKGFMVVADEIRKLADQSRQSIDSVGEMTNAIQAEMEETVAVLSEAYPIFQEQISSVNQTSSMFHEVRNEMEAFTAKLDQVTASLRTLEHSQRTLSEAMSSVSAVSEESSATSEQVASLSSEQLNSSEGLVRLAEKLEQLSEALQKSLARFSI; this is encoded by the coding sequence ATGACAATCCGAAAGAAGAAACTGTCCGCTCAAGCCCAGATACGCCAAGATATGAAAGCGATTACAGCGGCAGACGACCCTTCCACGCCCAGCCCGGACTCGTTCCGTTCAGAGATGAAAACCAGGTTCAATCCGTTCCGTACGATTGGCGGCAAGCTGTTTACTGTATTTATGGTCTTTATCGTCGTGTTGGTGTCTGGCGCAGGCATTTATTCATACAACACCTCGAAGTCTACATTGTCCGAGGAAGTGACTGTCTATACGGAACAGGCGCTGGGGCAAGTAACAGACAATCTGGAACTGATATTGAAGCAGTATGTAGATTTGACCATGCTGCTGGTGACAGACAGGGAAGTGAGCAATGCCATTACCGTTATGAGCGATAGTTCGGTATCCAGCTACGAGCGGTTGGAGTCTTCGCGCAATTTGGACAATAAGCTGGCATCCTTCGCATTGTCCGACAGCTCGATTAATGCGATTTTTTATTTCAACATGAACGGGGAGCTGGCATCCAGCTACAGCACGCTCGCGATCGATGGGAGTGTTCAGGAGGAGCCTTGGTTTGTTCAGGCATTGGAAGCCAACGGCGCTGCAGTCTGGCTGGGAATGAATCCCGACATACTGCAGGACCGCAATGGCGGCTCCACCTTCGGAGTGGTGAGGCTGCTGAAGGATGTCTATTCCCGAAACAGCGGCGTTCTGTATTTGCAGCTGAACAAAAACGTTCTTGCCGAACAGATGATGAAGCTGAAGCTGGGCGACAGCGGCAGCCTGCATGTCGTAAATGAAAGCAGGGAAATTCTGTTCGGCGCACATACAGAACAGCATGAGGGTCTGCTGGAAGCAGTGACACAGGCAGACATGGAAACGATGAGCAGCGCGGGTGACAGCTTGCGCTCCTATCAGCGGAATGGCTTGCTGTATATGCAGAGCAAGCTGGACGGGCTGGATTGGCATTTAATCGGAGCTGTGCCCGTGAATGAGTTGACGCAAAGCGCGAATAAAATTCTGAACGGCACGTTCACCATGATCGGCCTGGCTGTATTGATTTCGGTCATTGTCGGCATTGGCATGATGCGCTGGATCGGAGGGCCGCTCATTCGCCTTCGCAACCTGATGAATGAAGGAGAGCGCGGCAACCTTACGGTTCGCACGGAAGTGCGCAGCAAGGATGAAATCGGCCAGGTCGGAGAAAGCTTCAATCGCATGATGGAGCAAATTCAGAAGCTGGTCCAGCAGACGAATTCATCCGCGCAGGAGGTGCTGAACACGGCCAGCGAATTGACAGATGTGTCCAGAAGAACTTCCCACTCCTCCAAAGAGATTTCGCTTGCGACCGAGCAGATTGCGGAAGGCGCCATGACGCTGGCTACCGAGGCCGAGCGGGGCAACGGGATTTCGATTGAACTGGGCGATCAAATGCAGCATGTCCTGAAAGCGAACGCTGCCATGGGGCAATCTGCCGCCGGCGTGCGCGAGCTTAGCGAGCAGGGGACTTCTCTCATGGGAGCGCTCATCGGGAAGACCGAGCAAACCGAGCAGATGACCCGTTCTCTAGTAGAGAAGGTAGACAGGCTGAAGGCAAGCACGTCGTCGATTCGCCGGATTCTCGATGTGCTGAACGGGATTGCGCAGCAGACGAACATCTTGTCGCTCAATGCTACGATTGAAGCGGCCCGAGCAGGCGCGGCGGGCAAGGGGTTCATGGTAGTGGCTGACGAAATTCGCAAGCTCGCCGACCAATCCAGGCAATCGATCGACTCCGTTGGAGAGATGACGAATGCGATTCAGGCGGAAATGGAGGAGACGGTTGCCGTATTGTCCGAGGCCTACCCGATCTTCCAGGAGCAGATTAGCTCCGTGAATCAGACGAGCAGCATGTTCCATGAGGTGCGCAACGAAATGGAGGCGTTCACAGCGAAGCTGGATCAGGTAACAGCGTCCCTGCGGACACTGGAGCACTCGCAGCGGACGCTGTCTGAGGCAATGTCCAGCGTAAGCGCCGTCTCCGAAGAGTCTTCCGCCACCTCCGAGCAGGTGGCCTCCCTGTCCAGCGAGCAGCTGAATTCCAGTGAAGGGCTCGTCCGGCTGGCCGAGAAGCTGGAGCAGCTGTCCGAAGCGCTGCAGAAGTCGCTGGCCCGTTTTTCGATCTAG
- a CDS encoding extracellular solute-binding protein, which translates to MKKKTMFTLLIVIMSAVMVLSACTSNNGGAENAADGAGSNAADSNGLSDADARVDSGTGVKPVTFTQYVNYDWFTAPTWIERPHAAWMTENLGVEVVPVQSNGAAAQKLNSMIVANELPDAIVLDRGKDVERLVEAGRLVALDPYLEKYPEFVETIGAETLNMLRSADGKLYQIPNWFISGDNGNGNAAYLVNKKIYKELGSPTLETWSDLEAYLQRVKAEHPDVVPLDFGEIRDGSELQMLGMLYSGAANGATPAFLSPSGVFGIPNGNELTSIYKDPAFKDAATFASRLFRSGLTSQDVFTQTRDQILEKLKNGKVAVFGAYDAVVEGIGREANNLLQAEDPEAGYDVIWPFHKEGVDKNQVFPSGYNTLGWNVNVITTNAEDPEAIFSFMNWAISEEGQRIFFFGPPGLFYDEVVGGVPVPNEAYINRDPKAYDEMKIGEFNWYGHTSYVDTTKAKREEYLPEEAQDWTTIAQSEVSFKTSRNMTEFSNLDPLPNSNEGIIMQRLKDHYKQAIPKIIFSKSDEEVAQQIEEAAREADRLGYQEILDWKTAKWQQNLELMGQK; encoded by the coding sequence ATGAAGAAAAAAACTATGTTCACCCTGCTCATCGTGATCATGAGCGCTGTCATGGTTCTGTCCGCTTGCACCAGCAACAACGGCGGCGCCGAGAACGCGGCTGACGGCGCGGGGAGCAATGCCGCCGATTCCAACGGCTTAAGCGATGCCGACGCACGAGTCGATTCGGGCACAGGCGTCAAGCCGGTTACGTTCACGCAATATGTGAATTACGATTGGTTCACCGCTCCGACCTGGATTGAGCGTCCGCATGCGGCATGGATGACGGAAAATCTGGGCGTGGAAGTGGTGCCAGTGCAGTCGAACGGCGCTGCCGCACAGAAGCTGAATTCCATGATTGTGGCGAACGAGCTTCCCGACGCAATCGTTCTGGATCGCGGCAAGGATGTCGAGCGTCTGGTTGAAGCGGGCCGACTTGTTGCGCTCGATCCTTATTTGGAAAAGTATCCGGAGTTCGTAGAGACGATTGGCGCGGAGACGCTGAATATGCTTAGAAGCGCCGATGGCAAGCTGTATCAAATCCCGAACTGGTTCATCAGCGGCGACAACGGCAACGGCAATGCGGCTTATCTGGTGAACAAGAAGATTTATAAGGAGCTGGGCTCCCCGACTCTGGAAACATGGTCCGATCTGGAAGCATATCTGCAGCGGGTGAAGGCAGAGCATCCGGACGTTGTGCCGCTCGACTTCGGAGAAATTCGCGACGGCTCCGAGCTGCAAATGCTGGGCATGCTCTACAGCGGCGCCGCGAACGGGGCAACGCCTGCGTTCTTGTCGCCCAGTGGGGTGTTCGGCATCCCGAACGGGAATGAGCTGACGTCCATTTACAAGGATCCGGCGTTCAAGGATGCGGCGACCTTCGCCAGCAGACTGTTCCGCAGCGGGTTGACATCCCAGGACGTCTTCACCCAGACGCGCGATCAAATCTTGGAGAAGCTGAAGAACGGCAAGGTTGCGGTATTCGGCGCCTATGACGCGGTCGTCGAAGGGATTGGCCGCGAGGCGAACAATCTGCTGCAGGCGGAAGATCCGGAAGCCGGGTATGATGTGATCTGGCCGTTCCATAAGGAAGGCGTAGACAAGAATCAAGTGTTCCCGAGCGGGTACAACACGCTAGGTTGGAATGTCAATGTCATTACGACGAACGCGGAAGATCCGGAAGCCATCTTCTCCTTCATGAATTGGGCCATCAGCGAGGAAGGACAGCGCATCTTCTTCTTCGGTCCTCCGGGACTGTTCTATGACGAGGTCGTAGGCGGCGTGCCGGTTCCGAACGAGGCGTACATCAATCGTGATCCGAAGGCTTACGATGAAATGAAGATCGGCGAATTCAACTGGTATGGCCATACAAGCTATGTCGACACAACGAAAGCCAAGCGCGAGGAGTACTTGCCGGAGGAAGCGCAGGACTGGACGACGATTGCCCAATCCGAAGTTTCCTTCAAGACATCCAGGAACATGACCGAATTTTCGAATCTGGACCCGCTTCCCAACTCGAACGAAGGGATCATCATGCAGCGCCTGAAAGATCATTACAAGCAAGCGATTCCGAAAATCATCTTCTCCAAGAGCGATGAGGAGGTCGCGCAGCAAATCGAAGAAGCCGCCAGAGAGGCAGACCGTCTGGGGTACCAGGAAATTCTTGATTGGAAAACGGCCAAGTGGCAGCAAAATCTGGAACTCATGGGCCAAAAGTAA